One Xyrauchen texanus isolate HMW12.3.18 chromosome 2, RBS_HiC_50CHRs, whole genome shotgun sequence genomic window carries:
- the terb2 gene encoding telomere repeats-binding bouquet formation protein 2, giving the protein MFKGKTGWFSSSVGQGITSFWVSEGGAVSSWRTADYLFSDDATAEDTKRIYDSEDYMKNRATVFHSDFLSTCELRESVKSVPIGHYVLPPVAIQNEMRTLIGRFIWDKDEQVMCEQQMNTEVSEENLSDKTDDQPVRRTNSQEDGQTIASPNNVCLCCGMQQYPVNNMISGYVEIGQMKKYSGELHDFLPSLHGHTVSRINDETLPYCR; this is encoded by the exons ATGTTTAAAGGTAAAACGGGATGGTTCTCCAGCAGTGTTGGACAGGGGATAACCAGCTTCTGGG TGTCCGAGGGGGGCGCTGTTTCTTCCTGGAGAACAGCAGATTACCTCTTCAGTGATGATGCTACTGCTGAAGACACTAAAAG AATTTATGACAGTGAGGACTATATGAAGAACAGGGCAACAGTTTTCCACAGCGACTTCCTGTCCACCTGTGAACTACGAGAGAGTGTTAAATCTGTGCCTATTGGCCACTATGTTTTGCCGCCAGTCGCCATACAAAACG aaatgAGAACACTAATTGGAAGGTTTATTTGGGATAAAGATGAACAG GTAATGTGTGAACAACAAATGAATACTGAAGTTTCTGAAGAAAACCTGTCTGATAAGACTGATGATCAACCAGTGAGAAGAACAAACAG CCAGGAAGATGGTCAAACTATTGCATCACCGaacaatgtgtgtttgtgctgtggGATGCAGCAGTATCCTGTAAACAACATGATCTCAG GATATGTTGAAATTGGCCAAATGAAGAAGTATTCAGGGGAACTTCATGATTTCCTTCCCTCCCTCCATGGCCATACCGTTTCAAGAATCAATGATGAGACGCTTCCGTAttgtagataa